One Serratia liquefaciens genomic window, CCCGGCAGATAGGCCGGTGCCCAGCGACGAATACCGGGAATATTGCTGCCTTCCGCCGGTTGCAGGCCAATGATCTGCACCTGCGGATTTTGGCTCTTCAGGTAACCACCCACGCCGGTAATGGTGCCGGTGGTGCCCATGCTGGAGACAAAATGGGTGACCCGCTGCTGGCTCTGCTGCCAGATTTCCGGGCCGGTGGTGGTGAAGTGGGCGTAAGGATTGTCCAGATTGTTAAACTGATCCAGCACCTTGCCTTGCCCCTGATTCTGCATGTCCAACGCCAGATCACGCGCGCCTTCCATACCCACTTCCCGGCTGACCAGGATCAGCTCGGCCCCGTAGGCGCGCATCGCCGCCTGACGTTCCAGGCTCATGTTTTCCGGCATCAGCAGCGTCAAAGCGTAACCTTTCAACGCCGCGATCATCGCCAATGCAATGCCGGTATTGCCGCTGGTGGCCTCAATCAGCCGGTCACCGGGTTTTATCTCGCCGCGCAATTCCGCCTGCTGGATCATCGCCAGCGCGGCGCGATCCTTCACCGAGCCCGCCGGATTATTGCCTTCCAGTTTGACCCAAACCTCGCCGCCCAGCCCTGTGGCCAGACGTTGTAATTTTACCAGCGGGGTATTGCCGATGCATTGTTCGAGCGTTGTCACGTTCTTTGCCTGTGTGTTGAAGTGCGTAATGTAAAAAGGCAACCCCGGGGTTGCCTTTAAAATGATGTTGGGAGGTAAAAACTATCAGGCGCTTTTAGCTAACGCAACAGGTTGTAGCAACCGATCGCCGGCGTACAGGCGCGCATTCAGGCTGCCGACGTAATAACGGCCACCGCGAACCGGCGGCTCGTTGCCGTCGGGCAACACTACGCTGATAGGTTCCTGGTGCCAACCGATCGGCTGAACGGTCATCTGCCAGAAGTGGCCACGCGGACTGATCTCCAGCACCTGCACCGGCAACGGGCAGCGTTCGCTGCTCTCGGTGCCCACTTCCATTTCCCAAGGCCGCAGGAACAGATCCACCTTGCCCTGATGCATCGGCTGGAACGACAGCGGCCACTGGTGCGCGCCGACGAACAGCTGCGAGCCACGGATTTCTCCGCTCAGGCGGTTCACTTCGCCCATAAATTCCAGCACAAAGCGGCTGGCCGGTTCGCGGACAATTTCTTCCGGCGACCCTACCTGTTCAATATTGCCCTGGCTCATCACCACGATACGGTCGGCCACTTCCATCGCCTCTTCCTGATCGTGGGTGACGAACACGCTGGTAAACTTCAGTTCTTCATGCAGCTGTCGCAGCCACCGGCGCAGTTCTTTACGCACCTGCGCATCCAACGCGCCGAAAGGTTCGTCCAGCAGCAAAATCTGCGGCTCTACCGCCAGTGCACGAGCCAAAGCCACGCGTTGCTTCTGGCCGCCGGAAAGCTGTGACGGATAGCGGTTAGCCAAATGGCCAAGCTGCACCATCTCCAGCAGTTGGGTCACTTTTTGTTTGATTGCCGCGGCATTCGGACGTTCACGACGCGGCAGCACGCTCAGGCCAAAGGCAATGTTGTCGAACACGGTCATATGGCGGAACAGCGCATAATGCTGGAACACGAAACCCACCCGGCGATCGCGGGCATGCACATGGCTGACGTCGGTACCGTGGAAGCCCAGCTTGCCGCCGCTCTGGCTTTCCAGCCCGGCGATAATACGCAGCAGCGTGGTTTTGCCGGAGCCCGACGGCCCCAACAACGCCACCATCTCACCGGAGGCAATATCGAGCGAGATATCGTTCAATACCTTGGTACGACCGAAAAACTTGTTGATACCGTTAATCTCAATGCTCATGATTTTCCTCCCGCTCGAGACGTGCATTCTGACGTTCCAGACGCCATTGCAGGCCACTCTTCAAAAATAGGGTCACTATCGCCATCAGGGTCAGTAACCCGGCGGCGGTAAAGGAGCCAACAGTGTTGTAATCCTGTTGCAATAACTCGACCTGCAGCGGCAGGCTAAAGGTCTCGCCGCGAATAGAACCGGACACCACCGAGACCGCGCCGAATTCGCCAATGGCGCGCGCATTGGTCAGCACCACGCCGTACAACAGCGCCCAGCGAATGTTCGGCAACGTGACCCGGCGGAACATCTGCCAACCGGAAGCGCCCAGTAAAATGGCGGCCTCGTCTTCCTGGCTACCCTGGCTGAGCATCATCGGCACCAGCTCACGCACCACGAACGGACAGGTCACGAAAATGGTTACCAACACCATGCCCGGCCAGGAGAACATGATCTGGATATTGTGCGCGTCCAGCCAACCGCCCAGCAGGCCATTGCTGCCGTAAAACAGCAGGTAAATCAGCCCCGCCACCACCGGTGACACGGCAAACGGAATGTCGATCAGCGTCAGCAGCAGCTGGCGGCCCGGGAAAGTGAACCGCGTCACCAACCAGGCCAGCAAGGTGCCGAACACCAGGTTGAACGGCACGGTAATCAGGGCAATCAGTACCGTCAGCCAGATAGCGTGCAACATGTCGCGATCGACCAGATTGCTCCACATCGCGCCGGCGCCTTTGGAAAAGGCTTCGGCGAAAATCGAAATGATCGGCACCACCAGCAGCAATACCGAAAACAGCACGCCGATACCGATCAGCGTCCACTTGCCCCAATTGACGCGCGGGCGTTCGACGCCGTTGAACTCAGAGATATCCGCCATCAGTGCCCCCCGATGCGTCGGCCAAAGCGGCTTTGCAGAACGTTAATGCTGAACAGCAACAGCAGCGAAGCCGCCAGGATCACCGAGGCAATCGCACTGGCCGCCGGATAATCGAACTCCTGCAGGCGAACAAAAATCATCAGCGAGGTCACTTCCGTCTTCCAGGCGATGTTGCCGGCGATGAAAATCACCGCGCCAAATTCACCCAGGCTGCGGGTAAAGGAAATGGCCGTGCCGGCCAGCAGCGCCGGGGCCAGCTCCGGCATCACCACGCGGCGAAAGCTCTGCCAGCGGGTCGCGCCCAGGGTCTCTGCGGCCTCTTCATATTCGGGCCCCAGCTCTTCCAGCACCGGCTGAACGGTACGCACCACGAAGGGCAAACTGGTGAATGCCATCGCCACCGCGATGCCGAGCCAGGTGAACGTCACCTTGATGTCAAAATGCGCCAACCATTGGCCATACCACCCGGTGGTGGAAAACAGCCCCGCCAGCGTCAAACCGGCCACCGCCGTCGGCAGCGCAAACGGCAGGTCGATCAGGCCATCCAGCAGCGTACGTCCCGGAAAACGATAGCGAGTCAGGATCCAGGCCATCAGC contains:
- the cysA gene encoding sulfate/thiosulfate ABC transporter ATP-binding protein CysA, producing MSIEINGINKFFGRTKVLNDISLDIASGEMVALLGPSGSGKTTLLRIIAGLESQSGGKLGFHGTDVSHVHARDRRVGFVFQHYALFRHMTVFDNIAFGLSVLPRRERPNAAAIKQKVTQLLEMVQLGHLANRYPSQLSGGQKQRVALARALAVEPQILLLDEPFGALDAQVRKELRRWLRQLHEELKFTSVFVTHDQEEAMEVADRIVVMSQGNIEQVGSPEEIVREPASRFVLEFMGEVNRLSGEIRGSQLFVGAHQWPLSFQPMHQGKVDLFLRPWEMEVGTESSERCPLPVQVLEISPRGHFWQMTVQPIGWHQEPISVVLPDGNEPPVRGGRYYVGSLNARLYAGDRLLQPVALAKSA
- the cysT gene encoding sulfate/thiosulfate ABC transporter permease CysT yields the protein MLLSSKRVLPGFGLSLGSSLFYTCLILLLPLSALVMQLAQMSLAQYWEVVSNPQVVAAYKVTLLAAGVASLFNAVFGMLMAWILTRYRFPGRTLLDGLIDLPFALPTAVAGLTLAGLFSTTGWYGQWLAHFDIKVTFTWLGIAVAMAFTSLPFVVRTVQPVLEELGPEYEEAAETLGATRWQSFRRVVMPELAPALLAGTAISFTRSLGEFGAVIFIAGNIAWKTEVTSLMIFVRLQEFDYPAASAIASVILAASLLLLFSINVLQSRFGRRIGGH
- the cysW gene encoding sulfate/thiosulfate ABC transporter permease CysW, which translates into the protein MADISEFNGVERPRVNWGKWTLIGIGVLFSVLLLVVPIISIFAEAFSKGAGAMWSNLVDRDMLHAIWLTVLIALITVPFNLVFGTLLAWLVTRFTFPGRQLLLTLIDIPFAVSPVVAGLIYLLFYGSNGLLGGWLDAHNIQIMFSWPGMVLVTIFVTCPFVVRELVPMMLSQGSQEDEAAILLGASGWQMFRRVTLPNIRWALLYGVVLTNARAIGEFGAVSVVSGSIRGETFSLPLQVELLQQDYNTVGSFTAAGLLTLMAIVTLFLKSGLQWRLERQNARLEREENHEH
- the cysM gene encoding cysteine synthase CysM — translated: MTTLEQCIGNTPLVKLQRLATGLGGEVWVKLEGNNPAGSVKDRAALAMIQQAELRGEIKPGDRLIEATSGNTGIALAMIAALKGYALTLLMPENMSLERQAAMRAYGAELILVSREVGMEGARDLALDMQNQGQGKVLDQFNNLDNPYAHFTTTGPEIWQQSQQRVTHFVSSMGTTGTITGVGGYLKSQNPQVQIIGLQPAEGSNIPGIRRWAPAYLPGIFRPELVDQVLDIEQTDAEQTMRQLAQREGIFCGVSSGGAVAGALRIAASNPGSVIVAIICDRGDRYLSTGVFG